The following coding sequences are from one Diospyros lotus cultivar Yz01 chromosome 7, ASM1463336v1, whole genome shotgun sequence window:
- the LOC127806416 gene encoding tRNA(adenine(34)) deaminase, chloroplastic-like isoform X2, with amino-acid sequence MYNSSYFTSVLSLRCKASLLCPSNDYSFLNERIERNSFGDYCYFLNEKVDSNLVPLSSPSSICVCCGHPLYRVLISPGFFYGLRQSALLQRSASRRLSFGCRERRESCCGHGRRGRWKERRFSRMVLEESSKRDRSRDFDDAEVMLSLLTEEVGEECFGAKGRNFSSSRRVKVENRVGGAGGTCRKKTGNVDSGLLESKSKRGFESVRIESGGKEYRRKEENGRREYAGNFLQDEKSRERKGGSTCSSYYTCSSVDEFESDTEVHVTKEGSGKESGSELKWDLEKNGEVKYDREILEEGKKGRDIAGGNGVVMQPGKTAAGSYAAPRGFESDWRKKSEKKLTEVSIEQIKTRDSSSQKQSSLLEVQETGYSQASSSHKQFDEIEKKSTFSLIMDDGIRQQYSQKGDQSSEKSESRMKYFSQAQEIHGSDVEVISSSEKYSGGSEENLSAEGSSIQETRHVHSKIAGRTAHKDDDRRNSQQYHEVSEIEEINSGETSTSRRQSEARMKKQEDISTVILSSVRDTEERHDVAGQWDSRKMDSQIKFQQLTELSDAHGTAASLRHSDTEMKNEESNLNFILCSSEQEAEEQLQMGQRAISRRESRKTYPGMNNKSSVHSSDAQIINIQGTSEERISSQETYVASVVKKSTAESKEEHILTEEGVFGIGSTKETQRPGTEVTSIRASSPQESSMLKTQPIMQPSGVHMGNKSSSQVIVMPPPSQVVAKGPSQAGQSSNFAIQEISGANLESDFDALPSHAELDAPDSQHETYIEPRRDEICEEPLDVIFLEDALGSADQFHKSSTLFVGDFIEKVKNEVSTSEVENVNGNSEKELVNEVHEHQLKSSTWYDSGEFQSKEHGLRHLSWSSGVKGSSDEIRDLIDPPSQQHAESEGPDDSTQTANVVARRTGRSLWNIISDIVLLRWVSRSKSHNLTLKSGGKSASNQSAGSETWFSGHELDENSDENVKREKKSISQESTSVDQQHLGTIPTGSPRKGSSSAGSEDNKYHMRVDALSSSSPSRSVSASEGNLSVSTEKKFGRSVTAMPESSVSKSSLHVRSPNVDEISEGHKTDVSASGSSVLKQQLVGTGLGDASGTEGKVGELKQTKLQRTHQVPKDRFDEWEEAYKLENEQQKIDEMFMREALLEAKKAADMWEVPVGAVLVQNGKIIARGCNLVEELRDSTAHAEMICIREASNLLHSWRLAAVS; translated from the exons ATGTATAATTCTTCTTATTTTACCTCAGTTCTATCACTTCGCTGCAAAGCCTCACTTCTCTGTCCATCCAACGATTACTCTTTCCTGAACGAAAGAATTGAAAGGAATTCATTCGGTGATTACTGTTACTTCCTGAATGAAAAAGTTGATAGTAACTTGGTTCCATTATCGTCGCCGTCTTCAATTTGTGTATGTTGTGGACATCCTCTTTATAGAGTGCTAATTAGCCCAGGGTTTTTTTATGGGTTGAGGCAATCGGCACTGCTTCAGAGGTCAGCCAGCAGACGGTTGAGTTTTGGCTGCAGAGAACGACGGGAGTCCTGTTGTGGGCATGGTAGAAGAGGGAGGTGGAAAGAGAGAAGATTTAGTCGTATGGTTTTGGAGGAAAGCAGTAAAAGGGATCGGTCGCGGGATTTTGATGATGCTGAAGTGATGCTTAGTTTGTTGACTGAGGAAGTGGGAGAGGAGTGTTTTGGTGCTAAGGGTAGGAATTTTAGTTCGTCTAGGAGGGTTAAAGTGGAGAATAGAGTTGGTGGTGCTGGTGGTACTTGTAGAAAGAAGACAGGAAATGTTGATTCCGGTTTGTTGGAGAGTAAATCAAAGCGTGGATTTGAATCTGTGAGGATTGAATCAGGGGGGAAGGAATATAGacgaaaagaagaaaatggaagaagagaataTGCGGGGAATTTTTTGCAGGATGAAAAGAGCAGGGAGAGGAAAGGGGGGTCTACTTGCTCGTCTTATTACACGTGTTCTTCTGTGGATGAATTTGAGAGTGACACTGAAGTTCATGTTACCAAAGAGggtagtggaaaagaatcaggAAGTGAGCTTAAATGggatttagaaaaaaatggagaagTGAAATATGATAGAGAAATTctggaagaaggaaagaagggcAGAGATATTGCAGGGGGAAATGGGGTTGTTATGCAACCAGGAAAAACTGCAGCAGGGTCATATGCAGCACCCCGTGGTTTTGAGTCTGATTGGAGAAAGAAATCAGAGAAGAAGCTTACTGAAGTATCGATTGAACAAATAAAGACCAGAGATAGCTCATCGCAGAAGCAATCAAGTTTGTTGGAGGTCCAAGAAACTGGTTATAGTCAGGCTTCTAGTTCTCATAAGCAATTTGATGAGATAGAAAAGAAGTCAACATTTTCTCTGATTATGGATGATGGAATAAGACAGCAATATAGTCAGAAAGGTGACCAATCCTCTGAAAAGTCTGAATCAAGAATGAAGTATTTTTCTCAGGCACAGGAAATTCATGGTAGTGATGTTGAAGTAATTTCTAGCTCTGAGAAGTATTCAGGTGGTAGTGAAGAAAACTTGAGTGCAGAAGGAAGTTCCATCCAGGAAACAAGACATGTACATAGTAAAATAGCTGGCCGTACTGCACACAAGGATGACGACAGAAGAAATTCACAGCAATACCATGAAGTCTCagaaattgaagaaatcaaTTCTGGAGAGACCTCTACCTCCCGGAGACAGTCTGAAGCTAGAATGAAGAAACAGGAAGACATATCAACTGTGATTTTGAGTTCAGTTCGGGATACAGAAGAGCGTCATGATGTAGCAGGTCAGTGGGACTCTAGGAAAATGGACtcacaaataaaattccaacaaTTGACTGAATTATCAGATGCACATGGCACAGCAGCTTCATTGAGGCATTCTGATACTgaaatgaagaatgaagaaagTAATTTGAACTTCATTCTTTGTTCTTCTGAACAAGAAGCAGAGGAACAGTTACAAATGGGTCAACGAGCAATTAGCAGAAGGGAATCTAGAAAAACATACCCAGGCATGAACAATAAATCATCCGTTCATTCTAGTGATGCTCAAATTATAAACATCCAAGGGACTTCTGAAGAGAGAATTAGTAGTCAGGAAACGTATGTGGCATCAGTGGTGAAGAAATCAACTGCTGAAAGCAAGGAAGAACATATTTTGACTGAAGAAGGAGTCTTTGGGATTGGATCAACAAAAGAGACTCAGAGGCCTGGTACTGAGGTCACTTCAATCAGGGCCTCTAGTCCCCAAGAATCTTCGATGTTAAAAACCCAACCCATAATGCAGCCTAGTGGTGTGCATATGGGGAATAAGAGTAGCTCACAAGTAATAGTGATGCCTCCACCATCTCAAGTGGTAGCAAAAGGTCCATCGCAAGCCGGGCAAAGTAGTAATTTTGCAATCCAAGAGATTTCTGGTGCAAATTTGGAAAGTGATTTTGATGCTTTACCCTCACATGCAGAATTGGATGCTCCAGATTCACAACATGAAACATATATTGAGCCAAGAAGGGATGAGATCTGTGAGGAGCCTTTAGACGTCATTTTCCTTGAGGATGCACTAGGTTCGGCTGATCAATTTCATAAATCCTCTACGCTCTTTGTTGGTGATTTCATTGAGAAGGTGAAGAATGAAGTGTCAACTTCTGAAGTTGAAAATGTGAATGGAAATTCTGAAAAGGAATTGGTTAATGAAGTCCATGAGCATCAGTTGAAAAGCTCGACCTGGTATGATTCTGGAGAATTCCAATCAAAGGAGCATGGCTTGAGGCACTTGTCTTGGAGTTCTGGAGTAAAGGGTTCTTCAGATGAAATACGTGATCTGATAGATCCACCCAGTCAACAACATGCTGAGTCAGAAGGACCAGACGACAGTACCCAAACCGCCAATGTTGTTGCCAGGAGAACTGGGAGATCCTTGTGGAATATTATCTCAGATATAGTTTTGTTACGGTGGGTTTCACGATCCAAAAGCCACAATTTGACTCTAAAATCAGGTGGAAAGAGTGCATCAAATCAATCTGCTGGCAGCGAAACATGGTTCTCTGGTCATGAGCTGGATGAAAACAGTGATGAGAATGtaaaaagggagaagaaaagCATCTCTCAAGAGTCCACTTCAGTTGATCAGCAACATCTAGGAACAATTCCCACTGGAAGTCCCAGAAAAGGGTCTAGCTCAGCTGGGTCTGAGGACAACAAATATCATATGAGAGTGGATGCATTATCGTCTTCAAGTCCCTCAAGAAGTGTGTCAGCCTCTGAAGGCAATTTGTCAGTTTCCACTGAGAAGAAGTTTGGAAGGAGTGTCACTGCAATGCCAGAATCATCAGTGTCAAAATCATCTTTACATGTAAGATCTCCTAATGTAGATGAAATTTCAGAAGGCCACAAGACTGATGTATCTGCAAGTGGTTCATCGGTGCTGAAGCAGCAATTGGTTGGTACTGGTCTAGGAGATGCGTCAGGGACTGAGGGCAAGGTTGGGGAATTGAAGCAAACAAAACTTCAACGGACCCATCAAGTCCCAAAAGATAGGTTTGATGAATGGGAAGAAGCATATAAACTTGAAAATGAGCAGCAAAAGATTGATGAAATGTTTATGAGGGAAGCACTGCTGGAGGCCAAAAAAGCTGCTGATATGTGGGAGGTGCCTGTTGGGGCTGTGCTGGtacaaaatggaaaaataattgctCGCGGGTGCAACCT AGTAGAAGAATTACGTGACTCCACTGCCCATGCTGAAATGATTTGTATACGGGAGGCTTCAAATCTGCTTCATTCATGGAGGCTTGCG GCTGTTTCCTAA
- the LOC127806416 gene encoding tRNA(adenine(34)) deaminase, chloroplastic-like isoform X1, with amino-acid sequence MYNSSYFTSVLSLRCKASLLCPSNDYSFLNERIERNSFGDYCYFLNEKVDSNLVPLSSPSSICVCCGHPLYRVLISPGFFYGLRQSALLQRSASRRLSFGCRERRESCCGHGRRGRWKERRFSRMVLEESSKRDRSRDFDDAEVMLSLLTEEVGEECFGAKGRNFSSSRRVKVENRVGGAGGTCRKKTGNVDSGLLESKSKRGFESVRIESGGKEYRRKEENGRREYAGNFLQDEKSRERKGGSTCSSYYTCSSVDEFESDTEVHVTKEGSGKESGSELKWDLEKNGEVKYDREILEEGKKGRDIAGGNGVVMQPGKTAAGSYAAPRGFESDWRKKSEKKLTEVSIEQIKTRDSSSQKQSSLLEVQETGYSQASSSHKQFDEIEKKSTFSLIMDDGIRQQYSQKGDQSSEKSESRMKYFSQAQEIHGSDVEVISSSEKYSGGSEENLSAEGSSIQETRHVHSKIAGRTAHKDDDRRNSQQYHEVSEIEEINSGETSTSRRQSEARMKKQEDISTVILSSVRDTEERHDVAGQWDSRKMDSQIKFQQLTELSDAHGTAASLRHSDTEMKNEESNLNFILCSSEQEAEEQLQMGQRAISRRESRKTYPGMNNKSSVHSSDAQIINIQGTSEERISSQETYVASVVKKSTAESKEEHILTEEGVFGIGSTKETQRPGTEVTSIRASSPQESSMLKTQPIMQPSGVHMGNKSSSQVIVMPPPSQVVAKGPSQAGQSSNFAIQEISGANLESDFDALPSHAELDAPDSQHETYIEPRRDEICEEPLDVIFLEDALGSADQFHKSSTLFVGDFIEKVKNEVSTSEVENVNGNSEKELVNEVHEHQLKSSTWYDSGEFQSKEHGLRHLSWSSGVKGSSDEIRDLIDPPSQQHAESEGPDDSTQTANVVARRTGRSLWNIISDIVLLRWVSRSKSHNLTLKSGGKSASNQSAGSETWFSGHELDENSDENVKREKKSISQESTSVDQQHLGTIPTGSPRKGSSSAGSEDNKYHMRVDALSSSSPSRSVSASEGNLSVSTEKKFGRSVTAMPESSVSKSSLHVRSPNVDEISEGHKTDVSASGSSVLKQQLVGTGLGDASGTEGKVGELKQTKLQRTHQVPKDRFDEWEEAYKLENEQQKIDEMFMREALLEAKKAADMWEVPVGAVLVQNGKIIARGCNLVEELRDSTAHAEMICIREASNLLHSWRLADTTLYVTLEPCPMCAGAILQARIDSVVWGAPNKLLGADGSWIRLFPNGDEPGTGLDPTDKPPAPVHPFHPKMAIRRGVLAAECAEAMQQFFQLRRQEKKPNTPATPPRLPISSRPIKLFAKMHDAFHIMFCL; translated from the exons ATGTATAATTCTTCTTATTTTACCTCAGTTCTATCACTTCGCTGCAAAGCCTCACTTCTCTGTCCATCCAACGATTACTCTTTCCTGAACGAAAGAATTGAAAGGAATTCATTCGGTGATTACTGTTACTTCCTGAATGAAAAAGTTGATAGTAACTTGGTTCCATTATCGTCGCCGTCTTCAATTTGTGTATGTTGTGGACATCCTCTTTATAGAGTGCTAATTAGCCCAGGGTTTTTTTATGGGTTGAGGCAATCGGCACTGCTTCAGAGGTCAGCCAGCAGACGGTTGAGTTTTGGCTGCAGAGAACGACGGGAGTCCTGTTGTGGGCATGGTAGAAGAGGGAGGTGGAAAGAGAGAAGATTTAGTCGTATGGTTTTGGAGGAAAGCAGTAAAAGGGATCGGTCGCGGGATTTTGATGATGCTGAAGTGATGCTTAGTTTGTTGACTGAGGAAGTGGGAGAGGAGTGTTTTGGTGCTAAGGGTAGGAATTTTAGTTCGTCTAGGAGGGTTAAAGTGGAGAATAGAGTTGGTGGTGCTGGTGGTACTTGTAGAAAGAAGACAGGAAATGTTGATTCCGGTTTGTTGGAGAGTAAATCAAAGCGTGGATTTGAATCTGTGAGGATTGAATCAGGGGGGAAGGAATATAGacgaaaagaagaaaatggaagaagagaataTGCGGGGAATTTTTTGCAGGATGAAAAGAGCAGGGAGAGGAAAGGGGGGTCTACTTGCTCGTCTTATTACACGTGTTCTTCTGTGGATGAATTTGAGAGTGACACTGAAGTTCATGTTACCAAAGAGggtagtggaaaagaatcaggAAGTGAGCTTAAATGggatttagaaaaaaatggagaagTGAAATATGATAGAGAAATTctggaagaaggaaagaagggcAGAGATATTGCAGGGGGAAATGGGGTTGTTATGCAACCAGGAAAAACTGCAGCAGGGTCATATGCAGCACCCCGTGGTTTTGAGTCTGATTGGAGAAAGAAATCAGAGAAGAAGCTTACTGAAGTATCGATTGAACAAATAAAGACCAGAGATAGCTCATCGCAGAAGCAATCAAGTTTGTTGGAGGTCCAAGAAACTGGTTATAGTCAGGCTTCTAGTTCTCATAAGCAATTTGATGAGATAGAAAAGAAGTCAACATTTTCTCTGATTATGGATGATGGAATAAGACAGCAATATAGTCAGAAAGGTGACCAATCCTCTGAAAAGTCTGAATCAAGAATGAAGTATTTTTCTCAGGCACAGGAAATTCATGGTAGTGATGTTGAAGTAATTTCTAGCTCTGAGAAGTATTCAGGTGGTAGTGAAGAAAACTTGAGTGCAGAAGGAAGTTCCATCCAGGAAACAAGACATGTACATAGTAAAATAGCTGGCCGTACTGCACACAAGGATGACGACAGAAGAAATTCACAGCAATACCATGAAGTCTCagaaattgaagaaatcaaTTCTGGAGAGACCTCTACCTCCCGGAGACAGTCTGAAGCTAGAATGAAGAAACAGGAAGACATATCAACTGTGATTTTGAGTTCAGTTCGGGATACAGAAGAGCGTCATGATGTAGCAGGTCAGTGGGACTCTAGGAAAATGGACtcacaaataaaattccaacaaTTGACTGAATTATCAGATGCACATGGCACAGCAGCTTCATTGAGGCATTCTGATACTgaaatgaagaatgaagaaagTAATTTGAACTTCATTCTTTGTTCTTCTGAACAAGAAGCAGAGGAACAGTTACAAATGGGTCAACGAGCAATTAGCAGAAGGGAATCTAGAAAAACATACCCAGGCATGAACAATAAATCATCCGTTCATTCTAGTGATGCTCAAATTATAAACATCCAAGGGACTTCTGAAGAGAGAATTAGTAGTCAGGAAACGTATGTGGCATCAGTGGTGAAGAAATCAACTGCTGAAAGCAAGGAAGAACATATTTTGACTGAAGAAGGAGTCTTTGGGATTGGATCAACAAAAGAGACTCAGAGGCCTGGTACTGAGGTCACTTCAATCAGGGCCTCTAGTCCCCAAGAATCTTCGATGTTAAAAACCCAACCCATAATGCAGCCTAGTGGTGTGCATATGGGGAATAAGAGTAGCTCACAAGTAATAGTGATGCCTCCACCATCTCAAGTGGTAGCAAAAGGTCCATCGCAAGCCGGGCAAAGTAGTAATTTTGCAATCCAAGAGATTTCTGGTGCAAATTTGGAAAGTGATTTTGATGCTTTACCCTCACATGCAGAATTGGATGCTCCAGATTCACAACATGAAACATATATTGAGCCAAGAAGGGATGAGATCTGTGAGGAGCCTTTAGACGTCATTTTCCTTGAGGATGCACTAGGTTCGGCTGATCAATTTCATAAATCCTCTACGCTCTTTGTTGGTGATTTCATTGAGAAGGTGAAGAATGAAGTGTCAACTTCTGAAGTTGAAAATGTGAATGGAAATTCTGAAAAGGAATTGGTTAATGAAGTCCATGAGCATCAGTTGAAAAGCTCGACCTGGTATGATTCTGGAGAATTCCAATCAAAGGAGCATGGCTTGAGGCACTTGTCTTGGAGTTCTGGAGTAAAGGGTTCTTCAGATGAAATACGTGATCTGATAGATCCACCCAGTCAACAACATGCTGAGTCAGAAGGACCAGACGACAGTACCCAAACCGCCAATGTTGTTGCCAGGAGAACTGGGAGATCCTTGTGGAATATTATCTCAGATATAGTTTTGTTACGGTGGGTTTCACGATCCAAAAGCCACAATTTGACTCTAAAATCAGGTGGAAAGAGTGCATCAAATCAATCTGCTGGCAGCGAAACATGGTTCTCTGGTCATGAGCTGGATGAAAACAGTGATGAGAATGtaaaaagggagaagaaaagCATCTCTCAAGAGTCCACTTCAGTTGATCAGCAACATCTAGGAACAATTCCCACTGGAAGTCCCAGAAAAGGGTCTAGCTCAGCTGGGTCTGAGGACAACAAATATCATATGAGAGTGGATGCATTATCGTCTTCAAGTCCCTCAAGAAGTGTGTCAGCCTCTGAAGGCAATTTGTCAGTTTCCACTGAGAAGAAGTTTGGAAGGAGTGTCACTGCAATGCCAGAATCATCAGTGTCAAAATCATCTTTACATGTAAGATCTCCTAATGTAGATGAAATTTCAGAAGGCCACAAGACTGATGTATCTGCAAGTGGTTCATCGGTGCTGAAGCAGCAATTGGTTGGTACTGGTCTAGGAGATGCGTCAGGGACTGAGGGCAAGGTTGGGGAATTGAAGCAAACAAAACTTCAACGGACCCATCAAGTCCCAAAAGATAGGTTTGATGAATGGGAAGAAGCATATAAACTTGAAAATGAGCAGCAAAAGATTGATGAAATGTTTATGAGGGAAGCACTGCTGGAGGCCAAAAAAGCTGCTGATATGTGGGAGGTGCCTGTTGGGGCTGTGCTGGtacaaaatggaaaaataattgctCGCGGGTGCAACCT AGTAGAAGAATTACGTGACTCCACTGCCCATGCTGAAATGATTTGTATACGGGAGGCTTCAAATCTGCTTCATTCATGGAGGCTTGCG GACACTACCCTGTATGTTACACTTGAACCATGTCCCATGTGTGCTGGAGCAATTCTTCAAGCTAGAATTGACAGTGTTGTGTGGGGAGCTCCAAATAAGCTCCTAGGGGCTGACGGAAGCTGGATTAG GCTGTTTCCTAATGGGGATGAACCCGGAACTGGCTTGGATCCAACAGACAAACCACCTGCTCCGGTCCACCCATTCCACCCAAAGATGGCAATCAGGCGAGGCGTATTGGCAGCAGAGTGCGCCGAAGCAATGCAGCAGTTCTTCCAACTGAGAAGACAGGAGAAGAAACCCAATACTCCAGCCACACCCCCGCGTCTTCCCATTTCAAGTCGTCCTATCAAGCTTTTCGCCAAGATGCACGATGCGTTCCACATTATGTTCTGTTTGTAG
- the LOC127805936 gene encoding lysine-rich arabinogalactan protein 19 yields the protein MAPLCWALALAFLCTVHAQPPAASPSSTLPATTPPPSSPATPTAPTVPPTTPPPTTTPTPPTLPPAGPPPPTPPATSPAAPPPTATPTSSSPAPQMPPPQPPQAPPVSSPALPPPPVASPPPALPPPPVASPPPALAPALPPPLPSPAPAQLPPAPAPVVQTPAPAPAKVAPVPAPVPTPPPPAPAPAPPPAPPIESPVPTPKHHHHHKKKKHKHKKHHAPAPAPTAMALSPPAPPTPPTADDTAPAPSPDLSGAIAPKWEGKSTGKWVRIGVAVVAVLAVTGLQF from the exons ATGGCTCCCCTCTGCTGGGCTTTGGCTCTGGCCTTCCTCTGCACCGTCCATGCTCAGCCGCCCGCAGCCTCCCCTTCTTCCACTTTGCCGGCGACGACGCCACCTCCGTCATCTCCCGCCACCCCTACTGCCCCCACTGTGCCGCCAACAACGCCGCCTCCCACCACCACCCCAACTCCGCCCACTCTGCCGCCGGCGGGGCCGCCTCCCCCTACCCCCCCTGCCACAAGTCCAGCTGCGCCGCCTCCTACAGCCACTCCTACTTCTTCATCGCCAGCCCCCCAAATGCCGCCACCACAGCCACCGCAAGCTCCGCCAGTCTCTAGTCCGGCATTGCCGCCGCCGCCTGTTGCTTCACCGCCTCCTGCGTTGCCGCCACCCCCGGTTGCTTCTCCACCCCCGGCCTTAGCGCCTGCTTTGCCGCCGCCGCTGCCATCCCCGGCGCCTGCCCAACTGCCTCCGGCGCCAGCCCCGGTGGTGCAGACGCCTGCGCCGGCACCAGCTAAGGTGGCGCCGGTTCCTGCACCGGTGCCTACACCGCCGCCACCAGCGCCAGCCCCGGCCCCCCCACCTGCGCCACCCATTGAGTCACCGGTGCCTACACCAAAGCACCATCACCaccacaagaagaagaagcacaaaCACAAGAAGCATCATGCACCGGCTCCGGCACCGACTGCAATGGCACTGAGTCCTCCGGCGCCGCCAACACCTCCAACCGCGGACGACACAGCACCAGCACCATCCCCCGATCTG AGCGGAGCAATTGCACCTAAGTGGGAAGGCAAAAGCACTGGAAAGTGGGTGAGGATTGGAGTGGCAGTTGTTGCTGTTCTTGCTGTGACAGGCTTACAGTTTTGA